A portion of the Stigmatella aurantiaca DW4/3-1 genome contains these proteins:
- a CDS encoding response regulator — protein MERRVLIIESQNDFALSMATVLKSAGYQTAMATTAAEAQREMEKRRPDLVVLRAELPDQSGFTLCGQIKKGKWGQNLKVLLLSSDTGQDGLNQHRQTPGAADGYLIIPFEMGELASLSSDIMPPGTQEDAEDASLDSALTGSGPREAPPPMPPPLKAPPAGGPPKLPKRERRSAITDEDRGFLDRAFQSIADRKAELLAESRQLKRTPPKRELMGTPEGKIQVLRDELKVREAQLARLSEIWNVRERELVSVEDRLHEKDVELQGLKMQVDDLLRRFNEAQTAMLQKEREHGATVDDLLLQKFSAEKDLIEVVAAKEKDINVLKREVNNRDEELSRRATELDTARTEYDKLERQYGVATLEFEVREQKLDETIRGHEADIAQLRKRGEELDSTLAQTVSERDQRYAELEGEIQALQERLQQTEQERDTSVRALEQRALAAEDHGAQSDAEIERLKAERAALEARLNQQIAELEADVARTIGERDQLKQEKDAQEEELTQQLNERDAKLATLERELADTIARNEHHEAELNSTIQQHLERIGELEGEVEALKAHLADREAELTSELEALGQAKDALETDLTGQLEASQRTGEQLQARIVSLDETIAQRDSTIEGLQTDVSDRDAKIADLTGNLEATSQTLAETQATLATTEETLSTTRGELEATSQTLSETQATLTRTEETLSTTRGELEATSQTLSETQTTLATTEETLSTTRGELEATSQTLSETQTTLARTEETLTSTRGELEATSEALAKTQATLATTEETLSTTRGELEATSQTLSETQTTLATTEETLSTTRGELEATSETLAKTQATLQQTLAELAQTTTIRDELSVELDDARSTLEYTRSELALTSQSLFTRDGELKTARGEIDRLTGALSATEQAKAALEEDLTGQIGQLRADLSETQGNYEAERSAHAKLAEETTAQIHALTSERDGLSQQLSTTQETLSSTQDQLAQTRDSLDDEQTAHEATQKRAAQVQADLESQLNDAKDHGQDLAEQLAHTKQELGERVAEVTQLTSQLAHTEDARHDLEVRLHTLTEESQRREEMLQNDLSGKSQELSDTLRKLSSVTQEKQRQTEVLTREVTAKTEQIKQLESKLEAQTAEAKRQTDTLQQQVAQLGGELEGVRKESAEQLRAASNAQAKLTSERDSLAGQLQQSEARLQQQNQTQTNERAEAKRAADELTRKLAAAEARITQLTQEGQQRATEADAKLKEAQTQLTTRARKIQELELAVENSVSTKARLEKELTAKATAAEAKANETTAKLATLQRERKELEAKQLKELEDLNAKQKAELERRDAIKAQEVTRLQQSVQEKSKALKVAELELARYKSKSPAPAAAPAAAKPGAKPAAVGAEDEEAAVKTQVNTAAASAARPAAKAAAPAARPAAPAAKKPAAPAPAPDPDGLPEDFAPGDRTVMVPLASMKSEDDDWSSIVDDLDKS, from the coding sequence ATGGAGCGTCGGGTCCTCATCATCGAAAGCCAGAATGACTTTGCCCTCAGCATGGCCACCGTGCTCAAGAGCGCGGGTTACCAAACGGCCATGGCCACCACCGCGGCGGAAGCCCAGCGGGAGATGGAGAAGCGCCGGCCGGATCTCGTGGTGCTCCGCGCGGAGCTCCCGGACCAGTCCGGCTTCACCCTCTGTGGCCAGATCAAGAAGGGGAAGTGGGGCCAGAACCTGAAGGTGTTGCTGTTGTCCTCCGACACCGGCCAGGACGGGCTCAACCAGCACCGGCAGACGCCAGGCGCCGCGGACGGCTACCTCATCATCCCCTTCGAAATGGGAGAGCTGGCCTCGCTCAGCTCCGACATCATGCCCCCCGGGACCCAGGAGGACGCCGAGGATGCGTCGCTGGACTCGGCGCTGACCGGCAGTGGCCCGCGCGAGGCCCCGCCGCCCATGCCGCCGCCCCTGAAGGCCCCGCCGGCCGGTGGACCGCCCAAGCTCCCCAAGCGCGAGCGCCGCAGCGCCATCACCGACGAGGACCGGGGCTTCCTGGACCGGGCCTTCCAGTCCATCGCGGACCGCAAGGCGGAACTGCTCGCCGAGTCCCGCCAGCTCAAGCGCACCCCGCCCAAGCGCGAGCTGATGGGCACCCCCGAGGGGAAGATCCAGGTCCTGCGTGACGAGCTGAAGGTGCGCGAGGCGCAGCTGGCGCGTCTGTCGGAGATCTGGAACGTGCGCGAGCGCGAGCTGGTCTCCGTCGAGGACCGCCTCCACGAGAAGGACGTGGAGTTGCAGGGCCTGAAGATGCAGGTGGATGACCTGCTGCGCCGCTTCAACGAGGCGCAGACGGCCATGCTCCAGAAGGAGCGTGAGCACGGCGCCACGGTGGACGACCTGCTCCTGCAGAAGTTCTCGGCCGAGAAGGACCTCATCGAGGTCGTCGCGGCCAAGGAAAAGGACATCAACGTCCTCAAGCGGGAGGTCAACAACCGGGACGAAGAGCTGTCGCGCCGCGCCACGGAGCTGGACACCGCGCGCACCGAGTACGACAAGCTGGAGAGGCAGTACGGCGTCGCCACGCTGGAGTTCGAGGTCCGCGAGCAGAAGCTCGACGAGACGATTCGCGGGCACGAGGCGGACATCGCCCAGCTGCGCAAGCGCGGCGAGGAGCTGGACAGCACCCTGGCCCAGACCGTCAGCGAGCGCGACCAGCGCTACGCGGAGCTGGAGGGGGAGATCCAGGCCCTTCAGGAGCGCCTGCAGCAGACCGAGCAAGAGCGCGACACCTCCGTGCGCGCCCTGGAGCAGCGGGCGCTGGCCGCCGAGGACCATGGCGCCCAGTCCGACGCGGAGATCGAACGGCTCAAGGCCGAGCGCGCCGCGCTCGAGGCCCGGCTGAACCAGCAGATCGCCGAGTTGGAAGCGGACGTTGCCCGCACCATTGGCGAACGCGACCAGCTCAAGCAGGAGAAGGACGCGCAGGAGGAAGAACTCACCCAGCAGCTCAACGAGCGCGACGCGAAGCTCGCCACCCTCGAGCGCGAGCTGGCCGACACCATCGCCCGCAACGAGCACCACGAGGCGGAGCTCAACTCCACCATCCAGCAGCACCTGGAGCGCATCGGTGAGCTGGAGGGCGAAGTCGAGGCCCTCAAGGCCCACCTGGCCGATCGCGAAGCCGAGCTGACCTCCGAGCTGGAGGCCCTGGGCCAGGCCAAGGATGCCCTGGAGACGGACCTCACGGGCCAACTCGAGGCCTCGCAGCGGACCGGCGAGCAGCTCCAGGCGCGCATCGTCTCCCTGGATGAGACGATCGCCCAGCGCGACAGCACCATCGAAGGGCTGCAGACGGACGTCTCTGACCGCGACGCCAAGATCGCGGATCTGACCGGCAACTTGGAGGCCACCTCCCAGACGCTCGCGGAGACCCAGGCCACCCTGGCCACCACGGAGGAGACGCTCTCCACCACCCGCGGCGAGCTGGAGGCCACCTCCCAGACACTCTCCGAGACCCAGGCCACCCTGACCCGGACCGAGGAGACGCTCTCCACCACCCGCGGCGAGCTGGAGGCCACCTCCCAGACGCTCTCCGAGACCCAGACCACCCTGGCCACCACGGAGGAGACGCTCTCCACCACCCGTGGCGAGCTGGAGGCCACCTCCCAGACGCTCTCCGAGACCCAGACCACCCTGGCCCGGACCGAGGAGACCCTCACCAGCACCCGGGGCGAGCTGGAAGCCACCTCCGAGGCGCTCGCCAAGACCCAGGCCACCCTGGCCACCACGGAGGAGACGCTCTCCACCACCCGTGGCGAGCTGGAGGCCACCTCCCAGACGCTCTCCGAGACCCAGACCACCCTGGCCACCACGGAGGAGACGCTCTCCACCACCCGCGGCGAGCTGGAGGCCACCTCCGAGACGCTCGCCAAGACCCAGGCCACCCTTCAGCAGACCCTCGCGGAGCTGGCGCAGACCACCACCATCCGCGACGAGCTGTCCGTCGAACTGGACGATGCCCGCTCCACCCTGGAGTACACCCGGAGCGAGCTGGCCCTCACCTCTCAGTCCCTCTTCACCCGCGATGGTGAGCTGAAGACCGCTCGCGGCGAGATCGACCGGCTCACGGGCGCGCTCAGCGCCACCGAGCAGGCCAAGGCGGCGCTGGAAGAGGACCTCACCGGCCAGATTGGCCAGTTGCGCGCCGATCTGTCCGAGACCCAGGGCAACTACGAGGCCGAGCGCTCCGCCCACGCGAAGCTCGCCGAGGAGACCACGGCGCAGATCCACGCGCTCACCTCCGAGCGCGACGGGCTGAGCCAGCAACTCAGCACCACCCAGGAGACGCTGTCCTCCACCCAGGATCAGCTCGCCCAGACGCGCGACTCGCTCGACGACGAGCAGACGGCGCACGAGGCCACCCAGAAGCGGGCCGCCCAGGTTCAGGCGGACCTGGAATCGCAGCTCAACGACGCGAAGGATCACGGCCAGGATCTGGCCGAGCAGCTCGCCCACACGAAGCAGGAACTGGGCGAGCGCGTGGCCGAGGTGACGCAGCTGACCTCTCAGCTCGCCCACACCGAGGATGCCCGGCACGATCTCGAGGTGCGGCTCCACACGCTCACCGAGGAATCTCAGCGCCGCGAGGAGATGCTCCAGAACGACCTCTCCGGCAAGAGCCAGGAGCTGTCGGACACCCTGCGCAAGCTCTCCTCCGTCACCCAGGAGAAGCAGCGTCAGACCGAGGTCCTCACCCGCGAGGTGACCGCCAAGACCGAGCAGATCAAACAGCTCGAATCCAAGCTGGAGGCCCAGACCGCCGAGGCCAAGCGCCAGACGGACACGCTCCAGCAGCAGGTGGCCCAGCTTGGCGGGGAACTGGAGGGGGTGCGCAAGGAGAGCGCCGAACAGCTCCGCGCCGCGAGCAACGCCCAGGCGAAGCTCACCTCCGAGCGCGACAGCCTCGCCGGCCAGCTCCAGCAGTCCGAAGCCCGGCTCCAGCAGCAGAATCAGACGCAGACCAACGAGCGCGCCGAGGCCAAGCGGGCCGCGGACGAGCTGACCCGGAAGCTCGCCGCCGCCGAGGCCCGCATCACCCAGCTCACCCAGGAGGGCCAGCAGCGCGCCACGGAGGCCGACGCGAAGCTCAAGGAGGCCCAGACGCAGCTCACCACCCGGGCCCGGAAGATCCAGGAGTTGGAGCTGGCGGTGGAGAACTCGGTCAGCACCAAGGCACGGCTGGAAAAGGAACTCACCGCCAAGGCCACCGCCGCCGAGGCCAAGGCCAACGAGACGACCGCCAAGCTCGCCACCCTCCAGCGCGAGCGCAAGGAGCTCGAGGCCAAGCAGCTCAAGGAACTCGAAGACCTCAACGCCAAGCAGAAGGCGGAGCTGGAGCGCCGCGACGCCATCAAGGCCCAGGAGGTCACTCGCCTCCAGCAGTCCGTTCAGGAGAAGAGCAAGGCGCTCAAGGTCGCCGAGCTGGAACTGGCCCGCTACAAGAGCAAGTCCCCGGCCCCCGCCGCGGCCCCTGCCGCCGCCAAGCCCGGAGCGAAACCGGCCGCGGTCGGCGCAGAGGACGAGGAAGCGGCCGTGAAGACCCAGGTCAACACGGCCGCCGCGTCGGCGGCACGCCCGGCCGCCAAGGCCGCGGCCCCCGCCGCGCGCCCAGCGGCCCCCGCCGCCAAGAAGCCCGCGGCCCCCGCTCCGGCCCCGGACCCGGATGGACTGCCCGAGGACTTCGCCCCGGGCGATCGCACCGTCATGGTGCCGCTCGCCTCGATGAAGAGCGAAGACGATGACTGGTCGTCCATCGTGGACGATCTGGACAAGTCGTAA
- a CDS encoding AAA family ATPase codes for MSPLPAPSPVRTFASVEDAAARLEQVGYLTSSEIATACFLADRMDKPILVEGPAGVGKTELSKALAQALGREFIRLQCYEGLDEAKALYEWEYAKQLLYTQLLKDKIGEMVSGTGTLAEAADRLASGDAVFFSERFLLPRPILKAQLSEHPALLLVDEIDKADPEFEAFLLEVLSDNAVTIPELGTFRAKHIPRVILTSNNARELSDALKRRCLHLHIDFPDRERELRIVRARLPQVAQTLAEQVVEAVAALRTLDLKKAPSISETLDWAQSLALLNAESLSSDLVLSTLNLVLKYEGDIEKAKAHLSEIAQA; via the coding sequence GTGAGCCCTCTTCCTGCCCCGTCCCCAGTTCGCACCTTCGCCAGCGTGGAGGACGCGGCAGCCCGCCTGGAGCAGGTGGGGTACCTGACCTCCTCCGAGATCGCCACCGCCTGCTTTCTGGCGGATCGGATGGACAAACCCATCCTGGTCGAGGGCCCCGCCGGGGTGGGCAAGACGGAGCTGTCCAAGGCGCTCGCCCAGGCCTTGGGCCGGGAGTTCATCCGGCTCCAGTGCTACGAGGGGCTGGACGAAGCCAAGGCGCTCTACGAGTGGGAGTACGCCAAGCAACTGCTCTACACCCAGCTTCTGAAGGACAAGATCGGCGAGATGGTGTCGGGCACGGGCACGTTGGCGGAGGCGGCGGACCGGCTGGCCTCGGGCGACGCGGTCTTCTTCTCCGAGCGCTTCCTGCTGCCGCGGCCCATCCTCAAGGCCCAGCTGTCCGAGCACCCCGCCCTGCTGCTGGTGGACGAGATCGACAAGGCGGATCCCGAGTTCGAGGCGTTCCTGCTGGAGGTGCTCTCGGACAACGCGGTGACCATCCCCGAGTTGGGAACCTTCCGGGCCAAACACATCCCCCGGGTCATCCTCACCTCGAACAACGCACGGGAGCTGTCGGACGCGTTGAAGCGGCGCTGCCTGCACCTGCACATCGACTTCCCGGACCGCGAGCGCGAGTTGCGGATCGTCCGGGCCCGGTTGCCGCAAGTGGCCCAGACGCTGGCCGAGCAGGTGGTGGAAGCCGTGGCGGCCCTGCGCACGCTGGACCTCAAGAAGGCGCCGTCGATCAGCGAAACCCTGGACTGGGCCCAGAGCCTGGCGTTGCTCAACGCGGAGTCGCTGAGCAGCGACCTGGTGCTCTCCACGCTGAACCTGGTCCTCAAATACGAGGGCGATATCGAAAAGGCCAAGGCCCACCTGTCCGAGATCGCACAGGCCTGA
- a CDS encoding branched-chain amino acid transaminase → MSSTSSSVLRADQIWIDGKFVKWDEGHMHVMTHALHYGLGVFEGIRAYRTHDGRLAVFRLREHIQRLMDSAHICMLKMPFTTDQLVEACLELLRKQRDLFSNGAYLRPIAFMGDGAMGLGAVNPTRVVITAWDWGAYLGDKGMREGIRAKVSSFTRMHVNVNMVRGKISGQYVNSILAKREAVLGGYDEAILLDISGFVAEASGENIFMVNKKGIIKTPPLSSPILDGITRDTVLKLIRDSGRSVEEVTFTRDALYISNEIFFTGTAAEITPVREVDNRTVGEGKPGPIAQFVQDTYFRVVRGQEPRYAEWLTYI, encoded by the coding sequence ATGAGTTCTACGTCGTCCTCCGTACTGCGCGCTGATCAGATCTGGATCGACGGCAAATTCGTGAAATGGGACGAGGGCCACATGCACGTGATGACGCACGCGCTGCATTACGGCCTGGGCGTCTTCGAGGGCATCCGCGCTTACCGGACGCATGACGGCCGCCTGGCGGTGTTCCGCCTGCGCGAGCACATCCAGCGGCTGATGGACTCGGCGCACATCTGCATGTTGAAGATGCCGTTCACGACCGATCAGCTCGTGGAGGCGTGCCTGGAGTTGCTGCGCAAGCAGCGGGATCTCTTCTCCAACGGCGCCTACCTGCGGCCCATCGCCTTCATGGGTGACGGCGCCATGGGCCTGGGCGCGGTCAACCCCACCCGCGTCGTCATCACCGCCTGGGACTGGGGCGCATACCTGGGTGACAAGGGCATGCGCGAGGGCATCCGCGCCAAGGTCAGCTCCTTCACCCGCATGCACGTCAACGTCAACATGGTGCGCGGGAAGATCTCCGGCCAGTACGTCAACTCCATCCTCGCCAAGCGCGAGGCGGTGCTGGGCGGCTATGACGAGGCCATCTTGCTGGACATCAGCGGCTTCGTGGCCGAGGCCTCCGGCGAGAACATCTTCATGGTGAACAAGAAGGGCATCATCAAGACCCCGCCCCTCTCCTCGCCCATCCTCGATGGCATCACCCGCGACACGGTGCTCAAGCTCATCCGCGACAGTGGCCGCAGCGTGGAGGAAGTCACCTTCACCCGCGACGCGCTCTACATCAGCAACGAGATCTTCTTCACCGGCACCGCCGCGGAGATCACCCCGGTGCGCGAGGTGGACAACCGCACGGTGGGCGAAGGCAAGCCGGGCCCCATTGCCCAGTTCGTCCAGGACACCTACTTCCGGGTCGTCCGCGGCCAGGAACCCCGCTACGCCGAGTGGTTGACCTACATCTGA
- a CDS encoding AAA family ATPase, protein MPPAGRSDDNPFNLENPSILDIAPPEPKSLEETGLKMGLLSDIALKFLYYSGTGTGMAIAEELCLPWPGVIERVVDFVATEKLVDLRGGKGFGRASVEFVLTEKGREYARDALTRTTYVGPAPVPIDQYNALITSQTEENPVVSREDLLMGLSHLTVTEELLDKLGPAVNSSRSLFLYGPPGNGKTSLAEAISRMFGGEAFVPYCLEIDNQIIKVFDSLNHSPVPLEVGRDGAGRRQTFEMDHRWQLCRRPAVVVGGELTLETLDLIYSETARFYEAPFQVKANGGMLLIDDFGRQKVHPTDLLNRWIVPLEKRIDFLTLHTGKKFEIPFEQLLVFSTNLDPKELVDEAFLRRIKYKIEVKNPDEETFRDIFQRVCEAVGIPYVDQAITYLIEAYYKPRNMQMRACHPRDLVSLIKDAARYRQIPPALSKDLLDQACEVFLVDL, encoded by the coding sequence ATGCCCCCGGCCGGCCGCTCGGACGACAACCCCTTCAACCTCGAGAATCCATCGATTCTCGACATTGCTCCTCCAGAGCCGAAGTCCCTGGAGGAGACCGGCTTGAAGATGGGGCTGCTGTCGGACATCGCCCTGAAGTTCCTGTACTACTCGGGCACCGGAACGGGCATGGCCATCGCCGAGGAGCTGTGCCTGCCCTGGCCCGGCGTCATCGAGCGCGTGGTGGACTTCGTGGCCACCGAGAAGCTCGTGGACCTGCGCGGCGGCAAGGGCTTTGGCCGCGCCTCGGTGGAGTTCGTCCTCACGGAGAAGGGGCGCGAGTACGCGCGCGATGCGCTGACCCGCACCACCTATGTGGGCCCCGCCCCGGTGCCCATCGATCAGTACAACGCCCTCATCACCAGCCAGACCGAGGAGAACCCCGTCGTCAGCCGGGAGGATCTGCTGATGGGGCTCTCCCACCTCACCGTCACCGAGGAGCTGCTCGACAAGCTGGGCCCCGCGGTCAACTCCAGCCGCTCCCTGTTCCTCTATGGGCCTCCGGGCAACGGCAAGACGAGCCTCGCCGAGGCCATCTCGCGCATGTTCGGCGGCGAGGCCTTCGTCCCCTACTGCCTGGAGATCGACAACCAGATCATCAAGGTCTTCGACAGCCTCAACCACTCCCCCGTTCCGCTGGAGGTCGGCCGGGACGGGGCGGGACGGCGGCAGACCTTCGAGATGGACCACCGCTGGCAGCTGTGCCGCCGCCCGGCGGTGGTGGTCGGCGGCGAGCTGACGCTGGAGACGCTGGATCTCATCTACTCGGAGACGGCGCGCTTCTACGAGGCCCCGTTCCAGGTGAAGGCCAACGGCGGCATGCTGCTCATCGACGACTTCGGCCGCCAGAAGGTCCACCCCACGGACCTGCTCAACCGGTGGATCGTCCCCCTGGAAAAGCGCATCGACTTTCTCACCCTCCACACGGGCAAGAAGTTCGAGATTCCCTTCGAGCAGCTGCTGGTCTTCTCCACCAACCTGGACCCCAAGGAGCTGGTGGACGAGGCCTTCCTGCGCCGCATCAAGTACAAGATCGAGGTGAAGAACCCGGACGAGGAGACCTTCCGGGACATCTTCCAGCGGGTCTGCGAGGCCGTGGGCATCCCCTACGTCGACCAGGCCATCACCTACCTCATCGAGGCCTACTACAAGCCGCGCAACATGCAGATGCGCGCCTGCCACCCCAGGGACCTGGTTTCCCTGATCAAGGACGCCGCGAGATACCGGCAAATCCCCCCTGCCCTCTCGAAGGATTTGCTCGACCAGGCCTGCGAGGTCTTCCTGGTCGATCTGTGA
- a CDS encoding Fic family protein, whose protein sequence is MKERYQEIDEKNETLRDYLGIFKDKSRDFLEKFEMSWIYHDAALEGVVYTQQELLAALFPGKIAAEASLMPVVLEVRNHKAVCDYIREEASTSKKTAQITLTQIKRMHDLLIGNTPEAMAARAATERRERTEKELSKERERAGFRKDMPLHRTYFHDIAQPAKIQPALDKLVDYTASAEFREFHPIKQAATVQHMFLQIFPFTEHSGKVGRMCTNLIMLRNNYMPVIIHSIDRQKYYEAFRGNVAGFRTLLMDAIENSLDNGIKYFKDLNRRYKAIN, encoded by the coding sequence GTGAAGGAACGCTACCAAGAGATCGATGAGAAGAACGAGACGCTGCGCGACTACCTCGGCATCTTCAAGGACAAGTCCCGCGACTTCCTCGAGAAGTTCGAGATGTCGTGGATCTACCACGACGCCGCGCTCGAGGGCGTCGTGTACACGCAACAAGAGCTGCTGGCGGCGTTGTTCCCCGGGAAGATCGCCGCCGAGGCCTCGCTGATGCCCGTGGTGCTGGAGGTGCGCAACCACAAGGCCGTCTGCGACTACATCCGTGAGGAGGCGTCCACCAGCAAGAAGACCGCGCAGATCACCCTGACGCAGATCAAACGCATGCATGATCTGCTCATCGGCAACACGCCCGAGGCGATGGCGGCCCGCGCGGCCACCGAGCGCCGGGAGCGCACCGAGAAGGAGCTGTCCAAGGAGCGCGAGCGCGCCGGCTTCCGCAAGGACATGCCGCTGCACCGCACCTACTTCCACGACATCGCCCAGCCCGCGAAGATCCAGCCCGCGCTGGACAAGCTGGTGGACTACACCGCGAGCGCCGAGTTCCGCGAGTTCCACCCCATCAAGCAAGCGGCCACGGTGCAGCACATGTTCCTGCAGATCTTCCCCTTCACCGAGCACAGCGGGAAGGTGGGCCGGATGTGCACGAACCTCATCATGCTGCGCAACAACTACATGCCGGTCATCATCCACTCCATCGACCGGCAGAAGTACTACGAGGCCTTCCGCGGCAACGTGGCCGGCTTCCGCACCCTGCTGATGGATGCGATCGAGAACTCGCTCGACAACGGCATCAAGTACTTCAAGGATCTCAACCGGCGGTACAAGGCCATCAACTAG
- a CDS encoding deoxyribonuclease IV gives MLLGAHESIAGGVSQAFARAEEHGARSLQIFTKNARGWNAPPLTEPERRAFRAEARRSGLPAIAHGSYLVNLGTEDPVLRDKSIACVTEELTRCERLGISCLVIHPGTHPDEKRGLALVAEGLDEVHRRTPRFRSRICLEITAGQGHCLGWRFWHLTEILSRVSREDRLGLCLDTCHLFAAGYDLSSEEGYEAVMAECDAAVGLERVRCFHLNDCKKPLGCRVDRHEEVGQGTIGRTAFRCLVNDSRFVNTIGVLETPSPERYAEALRLLESLRRRQ, from the coding sequence GTGCTCCTCGGCGCTCACGAGTCCATTGCAGGCGGCGTGAGCCAAGCCTTCGCGCGGGCCGAGGAACACGGCGCGCGCAGCCTGCAAATCTTCACGAAGAACGCGCGGGGCTGGAACGCGCCCCCGCTCACCGAGCCGGAGCGCCGCGCCTTCCGGGCCGAGGCCCGGCGCAGCGGCCTGCCCGCCATCGCCCACGGCAGCTACCTGGTGAACCTGGGCACGGAGGACCCCGTGCTGCGCGACAAGTCCATCGCGTGCGTGACGGAGGAGCTGACGCGCTGCGAGCGGCTGGGCATCTCCTGCCTCGTCATTCATCCGGGCACCCACCCGGATGAGAAGCGCGGGCTGGCCCTGGTGGCCGAGGGGCTCGACGAGGTGCACCGGCGCACCCCCCGCTTCCGCTCCCGTATCTGCCTGGAAATCACCGCCGGCCAGGGCCACTGCCTGGGCTGGCGGTTCTGGCACCTGACGGAGATTCTCTCGCGCGTGTCGAGGGAGGACCGGCTGGGCCTCTGCCTGGACACCTGCCACCTCTTCGCCGCGGGGTATGATTTGTCCTCCGAGGAGGGTTACGAAGCAGTGATGGCCGAGTGCGATGCGGCCGTGGGCCTGGAGCGCGTGCGCTGCTTCCACCTCAACGATTGCAAGAAGCCGCTCGGGTGCCGCGTGGACCGGCACGAGGAGGTTGGTCAGGGAACAATCGGGCGGACGGCCTTCCGCTGCCTCGTGAATGATTCGCGGTTCGTCAACACCATTGGGGTACTTGAGACCCCCTCCCCGGAACGGTATGCGGAGGCCCTCCGGCTTCTCGAATCCCTCCGTCGAAGGCAGTAA
- a CDS encoding DHH family phosphoesterase — protein sequence MPATQSANPRRPLATGEPEDPLPPRLAHLPARDKLERLLKVARGKKKALILTHDNPDPDSLAAAVTLAHILERRAGMEARVGYGGIIGRAENVAFVKVLRLPVSHVSQLDFDGYDFFGLVDTQPSVGNHSLPARLRADVVIDHHPLRDESLQAPFADVGGDFGATATMLVEYLRAARLEPSVDVATALFYGIKADTRDLGRETTQTDIDSYLWLFPRCDKYLLSQIEHPEVPARYFQLFHTSIERAKVYGTAIVTDLEEVYSPDMVAEIAERMMFLDGMKWSLAYGTFRNQLFVSLRVKDRRMNAGRLIRETCEDFGGSSGGHGSMAGARLPLSGKASQRKALKRELVSRFLEAFGVADQRPVSLLAAQDA from the coding sequence ATGCCTGCGACACAGTCCGCCAACCCCCGCCGCCCCCTGGCCACGGGTGAGCCCGAAGACCCTCTGCCACCTCGGCTCGCCCACCTGCCTGCCCGGGACAAGCTGGAGCGCCTGCTCAAAGTGGCCCGTGGGAAGAAGAAGGCCCTGATCCTCACCCACGACAACCCGGACCCCGACTCCCTGGCGGCCGCCGTCACCCTGGCCCACATTCTGGAGCGGCGGGCGGGCATGGAGGCCCGGGTCGGCTACGGCGGAATCATCGGACGCGCGGAGAACGTGGCCTTCGTCAAGGTGCTGCGGCTTCCCGTCTCGCACGTGTCTCAGCTCGACTTCGACGGTTATGACTTCTTCGGCCTGGTGGACACGCAGCCGTCGGTGGGCAACCACTCGCTGCCCGCCCGGCTGCGCGCGGATGTGGTGATTGATCACCACCCGCTCCGGGACGAGAGCCTGCAAGCCCCCTTCGCCGACGTGGGAGGCGATTTCGGCGCCACCGCGACGATGCTGGTGGAGTACCTGCGCGCGGCCCGCCTGGAGCCCTCGGTGGACGTGGCCACCGCGCTCTTCTACGGCATCAAGGCGGACACGCGGGACCTGGGGCGCGAGACGACCCAGACGGACATCGACAGCTACCTGTGGCTGTTCCCGCGCTGCGACAAGTACCTGCTGAGCCAGATCGAGCACCCCGAGGTGCCGGCGCGCTACTTCCAGCTCTTCCACACGTCCATCGAGCGGGCCAAGGTGTACGGCACCGCCATCGTCACGGACCTCGAGGAGGTCTACTCGCCGGACATGGTGGCCGAGATCGCCGAGCGGATGATGTTCCTGGACGGCATGAAGTGGTCGCTGGCGTATGGGACGTTCCGCAATCAGCTCTTCGTCTCCCTGCGGGTGAAGGACCGGCGGATGAACGCGGGGCGGCTGATCCGCGAGACGTGTGAGGACTTTGGCGGCTCCTCGGGAGGCCACGGCAGCATGGCGGGCGCGCGCCTGCCGCTGTCCGGCAAGGCCAGCCAGCGCAAGGCGCTCAAGCGCGAGCTGGTGAGCCGGTTCCTCGAGGCCTTCGGGGTCGCCGATCAGCGGCCCGTGTCGCTGCTGGCCGCCCAGGACGCGTGA